Proteins from one Pseudobdellovibrionaceae bacterium genomic window:
- a CDS encoding DUF2914 domain-containing protein, which produces MIQFLKDKLAHRPKTSAQSWAQYYAANEALFGSLIFIGGFVFDIFTLSDYDDPFALIQQSVYLVLIGLFIYLETLDNRQSLTLPPWAQKAWVLREIGMHFLLGSLLSLYSLFFFKSASLATALIFMIAMAALLVANEFPQLQRRGPIIRWALWTLCLMCFLQILMPILFTYVGLIPFLFAWTISGLVLACVAWLLTRAFTSQLRETRSLLWPSAAALVVFLVLYIFKAVPPVPIVLKDIGIFHKVEKVGDAYILTEERPWWKFWHRGDQDFQAKPGDLIYAYFAIASPGRIQDQIKLRWMFKDPRAGWTSMDAQNIAIRGGRGDGYRGFAFKKNYQEGKWRVQVETSDDREIGRLSFEVTKVPAPPAGEAPATHSRSAPGTGDQAPAVSLPGLAEPPAPPPPPPSTETETEDAPVPEAPSAGDDVDPLPPSVEEVTE; this is translated from the coding sequence ATGATCCAATTTCTAAAAGACAAACTCGCGCATCGTCCGAAAACCTCTGCCCAAAGCTGGGCGCAGTACTACGCCGCGAACGAAGCCCTGTTCGGCTCGTTGATCTTCATCGGCGGTTTCGTTTTCGATATTTTCACGCTCTCCGATTACGATGATCCCTTCGCGCTGATTCAGCAGAGCGTGTATCTCGTATTGATCGGGCTCTTCATCTATCTCGAGACGCTCGATAACCGACAGTCCCTGACGCTGCCGCCGTGGGCGCAAAAGGCGTGGGTCCTGCGCGAAATCGGGATGCATTTCCTGCTCGGAAGTTTGCTAAGTCTGTATTCGCTGTTCTTCTTCAAGTCCGCATCGCTCGCGACCGCGCTGATTTTCATGATCGCCATGGCCGCGCTGCTCGTCGCGAACGAGTTCCCGCAGCTGCAACGGCGGGGACCGATCATCCGGTGGGCCCTCTGGACCTTGTGTTTGATGTGTTTCCTGCAAATCCTGATGCCGATTCTGTTCACCTACGTCGGTTTGATCCCGTTCTTGTTCGCATGGACGATTTCGGGACTGGTGCTTGCTTGCGTCGCTTGGCTGTTGACCCGCGCGTTCACCTCGCAGTTGCGTGAAACGCGTTCGCTGTTGTGGCCCTCGGCCGCGGCGCTCGTGGTTTTCTTGGTTTTGTACATCTTCAAGGCCGTGCCGCCGGTGCCGATCGTGCTGAAGGACATCGGGATCTTCCATAAAGTCGAAAAAGTGGGCGACGCCTACATCCTGACGGAAGAGCGTCCATGGTGGAAATTCTGGCATCGCGGCGACCAGGACTTTCAGGCGAAACCCGGCGATCTGATCTACGCCTACTTCGCGATCGCGAGTCCGGGACGCATTCAAGACCAGATCAAGCTGCGCTGGATGTTCAAGGATCCGCGCGCGGGTTGGACGTCGATGGATGCGCAGAACATCGCGATCCGTGGCGGTCGCGGCGACGGTTACCGCGGCTTCGCTTTCAAGAAGAACTATCAAGAGGGGAAATGGCGCGTGCAGGTCGAAACCTCCGACGATCGCGAGATCGGGCGGCTGTCTTTCGAAGTGACGAAAGTTCCCGCGCCACCTGCGGGCGAAGCGCCGGCCACGCACTCGCGTTCCGCGCCGGGAACGGGCGATCAGGCGCCCGCCGTTTCGCTCCCCGGCTTGGCCGAGCCGCCCGCGCCGCCTCCGCCTCCGCCTTCGACCGAGACCGAGACCGAGGACGCGCCCGTGCCCGAGGCTCCGTCCGCGGGGGATGACGTGGATCCGCTTCCTCCTTCGGTTGAAGAGGTCACGGAGTGA
- a CDS encoding YndJ family transporter, with product MDLPLFFLLVLGCALMVWVPLVLAQIDASLRPGGGLRFWLLRVASLTAILSLLFPAGSAISGALALGWGLLGLYAAFAGVRRLLFWGVIGGARTAVGYGLLGLAGGVVWFGAARTEAAFLGFDEPWKTLTAIHFHYAAAILPLGYALMVARIEDLGRAGPARAGALALFVWFVGFAAVARGINGSPTLEKIGAVLMACAGAILLVTSLRVHRELARGVISKLLLGTSVLAGAVALTLAVLYAFRTGKLAEFSAMAKTHGVLNAFVWPPALLFLAVWNGWSLSEPRERLPFARWSAGRKVGAAFFDPHVIAGHARGLTDRFAELARAEFDPAQVDPGVRDFYERTADFELDVTATSAPAFAWLWRKMVGPWFGRREQLHLPDRDKKIAGRIVTLDESRDGRARPRGWIRTDVATGKAVYVAAYAVHAREGASYMNIAFPLPFGNMTSILLPVHHPVRSGGLRLTTLSGARPSGDQGVFAVVRGHGLRLPLNETIDVWREGEILLAEHRMWFFGWPYLTLNYRMRTGKEKA from the coding sequence ATGGATTTACCGCTCTTCTTTCTGTTGGTGCTGGGCTGCGCGTTGATGGTGTGGGTGCCGCTTGTGCTCGCGCAGATCGACGCGTCACTGCGTCCCGGAGGCGGACTGCGATTTTGGCTTTTGCGGGTGGCGTCACTGACGGCGATCCTGAGTCTCCTCTTCCCGGCGGGCTCGGCGATTTCGGGAGCGCTCGCGCTCGGTTGGGGACTTCTCGGTCTTTACGCGGCATTTGCGGGGGTACGCCGCCTTCTTTTCTGGGGCGTGATCGGTGGCGCGCGCACGGCGGTGGGTTACGGACTGCTCGGACTTGCCGGGGGCGTCGTGTGGTTCGGGGCCGCGCGCACCGAAGCCGCCTTTCTGGGATTCGATGAGCCTTGGAAAACCCTGACCGCGATTCATTTTCATTACGCGGCGGCGATCCTTCCGCTGGGCTACGCCTTGATGGTCGCGCGGATCGAGGACTTGGGGCGAGCGGGCCCGGCGCGGGCGGGGGCCCTCGCGCTTTTTGTTTGGTTCGTTGGTTTTGCGGCCGTCGCTCGCGGCATCAACGGCTCTCCCACGCTCGAAAAGATCGGCGCCGTGCTGATGGCGTGCGCGGGCGCGATCTTGCTGGTGACGAGCCTTCGAGTTCACCGCGAACTCGCACGGGGAGTGATTTCCAAACTTCTTTTAGGAACCTCGGTTCTTGCGGGAGCCGTCGCGTTGACGCTCGCGGTGCTTTACGCCTTTCGCACGGGGAAGCTCGCCGAGTTTTCCGCCATGGCGAAGACTCACGGGGTGCTGAACGCTTTCGTGTGGCCGCCCGCGCTTCTTTTTTTGGCGGTTTGGAACGGTTGGAGTCTGTCGGAACCTCGCGAACGTCTGCCTTTCGCGCGCTGGTCCGCCGGTCGCAAAGTCGGCGCGGCGTTTTTCGATCCCCACGTGATCGCGGGACACGCGCGCGGATTGACGGATCGTTTCGCGGAGCTCGCGCGCGCGGAGTTCGATCCCGCTCAAGTCGATCCCGGCGTTCGCGACTTTTACGAGCGGACCGCGGACTTCGAGCTGGACGTCACGGCGACCTCGGCGCCGGCCTTCGCGTGGCTCTGGCGCAAAATGGTGGGGCCTTGGTTCGGACGGCGCGAGCAGTTGCACTTGCCTGACCGTGACAAAAAAATCGCGGGACGTATCGTGACGCTGGACGAATCCCGTGACGGACGCGCGCGTCCGCGCGGTTGGATCCGGACCGACGTGGCGACGGGAAAAGCGGTTTACGTCGCGGCCTACGCCGTTCACGCGCGCGAGGGCGCGAGCTATATGAATATCGCCTTCCCTTTGCCTTTCGGAAATATGACGAGCATCCTGTTACCGGTTCATCATCCGGTGAGATCCGGCGGTTTGCGGCTGACCACGCTGAGCGGGGCGCGGCCTTCGGGCGATCAAGGCGTCTTCGCGGTCGTCCGCGGTCACGGGTTGCGTTTGCCGTTGAACGAGACGATCGACGTTTGGCGCGAAGGTGAAATCTTGTTGGCGGAGCATCGCATGTGGTTCTTCGGCTGGCCTTATTTGACCTTGAACTACCGGATGCGCACGGGAAAGGAAAAGGCATGA
- a CDS encoding pirin family protein has product MNNEIPYAIPPRTAHVGGPQIKRVLPWSQKRTVGPFIFLDHFPSTPFAAGDGFNVRSHPHIGLSTLSYLLEGAVLHHDSLGYKQVLRPGDVNWMTAGRGIAHSEKTPEELRDRAYHLHLLQFWVALPVAHEKVEPSFTHHPANTIPEMKIPGAHLRVVAGEFQGTRSPVKAYSPLHFVDVKIEAGGSAPAQVPGHESAFYVLDGEVSFESPRGTITATAGECYFLGETGSTTLKAQAPAHVVLFGGEAFPEERFIEWNFVASSRALIDAAKAAWADGSFPQVPGETDIIPLPR; this is encoded by the coding sequence ATGAATAACGAAATCCCCTATGCCATTCCGCCGCGCACCGCCCACGTCGGCGGACCGCAGATCAAACGCGTTCTTCCGTGGTCGCAAAAGCGCACCGTCGGCCCCTTCATTTTTTTGGATCATTTTCCGTCGACGCCCTTCGCGGCCGGTGACGGCTTCAACGTGCGCTCGCATCCGCACATCGGGCTTTCGACTTTGAGCTATCTGCTCGAAGGCGCGGTCCTGCACCACGACTCGCTCGGTTACAAACAAGTGCTGCGCCCCGGGGATGTGAACTGGATGACCGCCGGACGCGGCATCGCCCACTCCGAGAAGACTCCCGAAGAACTCCGCGACCGCGCCTACCATCTGCATCTTTTGCAGTTCTGGGTTGCGCTGCCCGTCGCGCACGAAAAGGTCGAACCTTCCTTCACCCACCATCCGGCGAACACCATTCCCGAAATGAAAATTCCCGGCGCGCACCTGCGGGTCGTGGCGGGTGAATTTCAAGGGACGCGTTCGCCCGTCAAAGCGTACTCGCCCCTGCATTTCGTGGACGTGAAAATCGAAGCGGGCGGCAGCGCCCCCGCGCAAGTGCCCGGGCACGAAAGCGCCTTCTACGTCTTGGACGGAGAAGTGTCCTTCGAAAGCCCGCGCGGCACGATCACCGCCACCGCGGGAGAGTGTTACTTTTTAGGTGAGACCGGCTCGACGACATTGAAAGCCCAAGCCCCCGCGCACGTGGTGCTCTTCGGCGGTGAAGCGTTCCCGGAAGAACGATTCATCGAGTGGAACTTCGTCGCCTCCAGCCGCGCGCTCATCGATGCCGCCAAAGCCGCGTGGGCGGACGGCAGCTTCCCGCAAGTTCCCGGTGAAACCGATATCATCCCGCTGCCCCGCTAG
- a CDS encoding thioredoxin family protein encodes MRRLIFGLAILWSLTIHAQTEIKGEHSALRVFALQSQILDGDEVDLALDFKLDPEWHIYWQNPGDSGASPKVNAVGAEIRSWAWPAPERIPIPPLTNYGYNERVLFPLKVKPAAGAREIVLELEWLVCKVECIPVFGTIRWPLNVGTARAEMAADHPDRRLWNEFAARVPAASGGPAFTVVRANESEIVYRVTGIEGAREIFVFPNAPQIFTTRAPQVTAADGGFEIALPFAMNRDAGLERTKLTVVLQDGTASRAYETEVSLRSPPLALARILLFAFLGGLILNLMPCVFPVLALKVFSIVREPDRAAVRRSGWQYTAGVLLSFLALGGGLMILRAGGEALGWGFQLQFPGFVLAMLILFVLMALNFAGLFELGTGVMNFAGRFAGGTGSFGTGVLAVFVASPCTAPFMGSALGATLLLPVPAALSVFLTLGLGLAFPVLLFGEVPALGRRLPRAGAWMETFKQFMAFPMLATAAWLLWVLQFQTGPNFMLQVLFALILITFAIWWAGRAPRTGVKLAATIVALGAVVWVGAGVRTARPVRSASSATDARAKYSAQAVTEAKGKTPVFVDFTASWCITCQVNKLNVLNTDSIQQLFHTHNVKLLKADWTDRDPEITKALAAFGRNSVPLYVYYSTSGEVKVLPEILTHDMINELFAP; translated from the coding sequence ATGAGGCGTTTGATTTTCGGTCTGGCGATTCTTTGGAGTCTCACGATCCACGCGCAAACCGAAATCAAAGGCGAGCACTCGGCCCTGCGCGTGTTCGCTTTGCAGTCGCAAATTCTCGACGGCGATGAGGTCGACCTTGCGCTGGATTTTAAATTGGATCCCGAGTGGCACATCTACTGGCAAAACCCGGGGGACTCGGGCGCGTCGCCGAAAGTGAATGCCGTCGGCGCCGAAATCCGCAGTTGGGCTTGGCCCGCTCCGGAGCGGATCCCGATCCCACCGCTGACCAACTACGGTTACAACGAGCGCGTGCTGTTCCCGCTGAAAGTGAAGCCCGCGGCGGGGGCACGCGAGATCGTCCTGGAGCTGGAGTGGCTCGTCTGCAAGGTCGAATGCATTCCGGTCTTCGGCACGATTCGCTGGCCGTTGAACGTCGGCACCGCGCGCGCAGAGATGGCCGCGGATCATCCGGACCGCCGACTTTGGAACGAGTTCGCGGCGCGCGTTCCCGCCGCGAGCGGCGGCCCCGCGTTCACGGTCGTCCGCGCGAATGAATCGGAAATCGTCTATCGCGTCACCGGCATCGAGGGCGCGCGCGAGATCTTCGTCTTCCCGAACGCGCCGCAAATTTTCACGACCCGCGCGCCTCAGGTCACGGCCGCCGACGGAGGTTTCGAAATCGCGCTGCCGTTCGCGATGAACCGGGACGCGGGTCTTGAGCGGACGAAGCTCACGGTCGTTTTGCAGGACGGGACCGCGTCCCGCGCCTACGAGACCGAGGTGTCGCTGAGGTCTCCGCCACTCGCGCTCGCGCGCATTCTGCTGTTCGCGTTTTTGGGCGGCTTGATTTTGAACCTGATGCCGTGCGTGTTCCCCGTGTTGGCGCTGAAGGTGTTCAGCATCGTGCGCGAGCCGGATCGCGCGGCGGTTCGACGCTCAGGTTGGCAGTACACGGCGGGCGTCTTGCTGTCGTTCCTCGCGCTTGGCGGAGGGTTGATGATCCTGCGCGCGGGGGGCGAGGCCCTGGGCTGGGGTTTTCAACTGCAGTTCCCGGGCTTCGTGCTCGCGATGCTGATTCTTTTCGTGTTGATGGCCTTGAACTTCGCGGGGCTATTCGAACTCGGGACCGGCGTCATGAATTTCGCGGGCCGGTTCGCGGGGGGCACGGGTTCGTTCGGCACCGGCGTGCTGGCCGTCTTCGTGGCGTCACCCTGCACGGCGCCTTTCATGGGGTCGGCGCTCGGCGCGACTTTGCTTTTGCCCGTGCCGGCCGCGCTTTCGGTTTTTTTAACTTTGGGATTGGGCCTCGCCTTCCCGGTGCTGTTGTTCGGTGAAGTCCCGGCGTTGGGTCGACGTTTACCGAGGGCGGGCGCGTGGATGGAGACCTTCAAACAGTTCATGGCTTTCCCGATGCTCGCGACCGCCGCGTGGCTGCTGTGGGTGCTGCAGTTCCAAACGGGCCCGAACTTCATGTTGCAGGTTCTTTTCGCGCTGATCTTGATCACCTTCGCGATCTGGTGGGCGGGGCGCGCGCCGCGCACCGGGGTGAAGCTGGCCGCGACGATCGTGGCGTTGGGCGCCGTCGTCTGGGTCGGCGCGGGCGTGCGCACGGCACGTCCCGTGAGATCGGCAAGTTCCGCGACGGACGCACGGGCGAAGTACTCGGCCCAAGCCGTGACCGAGGCGAAGGGAAAAACTCCCGTCTTCGTCGACTTCACCGCTTCGTGGTGCATCACCTGCCAGGTCAACAAGCTCAACGTTTTGAATACCGACTCGATTCAACAACTTTTCCACACTCATAATGTCAAACTGCTGAAAGCGGACTGGACCGACCGCGATCCCGAAATCACGAAGGCCCTTGCCGCGTTCGGACGGAACTCCGTCCCGCTGTACGTCTATTATTCAACCTCGGGTGAAGTGAAAGTCTTGCCTGAGATTCTGACCCACGACATGATCAACGAACTTTTCGCCCCCTAA
- a CDS encoding thioredoxin family protein, which translates to MKTLVTLLALTLAIPAFAQTEIKVDSPAPAFSVKDASGKAHSLADAKGKWVVLEWYNKDCPYVRKHYDSKNMQGLQTKYMAQGVTWYTVISSATGKQGFLANAEVAPNFTKEGAKPTAVLIDTDGAMGKAYGAKTTPHMYVINPEGKVVYAGAIDDNNSANPKVIPTSKNFVAAALEAGMAGKPVETKATAAYGCAVKYN; encoded by the coding sequence ATGAAGACACTCGTTACCTTGTTGGCCCTGACGCTCGCGATTCCCGCCTTCGCCCAAACGGAAATCAAAGTCGATAGCCCCGCTCCCGCGTTCTCGGTGAAGGATGCGAGCGGCAAAGCCCACAGCTTGGCCGACGCGAAAGGCAAGTGGGTCGTTCTGGAGTGGTACAACAAAGATTGCCCCTACGTCCGCAAGCACTACGATTCTAAAAACATGCAGGGCCTGCAGACCAAATACATGGCTCAAGGCGTGACTTGGTACACGGTGATTTCGTCGGCGACCGGCAAGCAGGGTTTCCTGGCGAATGCGGAAGTCGCGCCGAACTTCACTAAAGAAGGCGCGAAGCCGACCGCGGTCCTGATCGACACCGACGGCGCGATGGGTAAGGCGTACGGCGCGAAAACCACGCCCCACATGTACGTGATCAACCCCGAAGGCAAAGTCGTCTACGCGGGCGCGATCGACGACAACAACTCGGCGAACCCCAAGGTCATCCCCACGTCGAAGAACTTCGTCGCGGCGGCACTGGAAGCCGGCATGGCGGGCAAACCCGTCGAAACGAAGGCGACCGCGGCTTACGGTTGCGCCGTGAAGTACAACTAG
- the fabB gene encoding beta-ketoacyl-ACP synthase I, protein MRRVVVTGIGIISPIGNGKKDVTESLKAMKSGVVKSETYAQMGMRSQIHAPIHVDWENLIDRKLRRFMGPGIAYGYLAAKEAIEDAGLTPEMISNPRTGVIVGSGGPSTSNLVEAWDTARQQSVKKIGPFAVPKAMSSGISANLATAFEIKGYNYSISSACSTSAHCIGNAAEIIQLGKQDIMIAGGSEEEHWTMSSLFDAMGAMSSKYNDAPATASRPFDRTRDGFVISGGGGMVILEEYEHAKKRGATIYAELAGYGATSDGYDMVAPSGEGAIRCMKMAIATATKPVQYLNAHGTATPVGDIQELKAIREVFGRELPFVSSTKSMTGHALGAAGANEAIYTLLMMKEGFLTGTLNLNDPEDEVKDMPLLRQTEQKRIEAALSNSFGFGGTNCSLVFQTI, encoded by the coding sequence GTGAGACGCGTCGTCGTCACCGGGATCGGCATCATCTCGCCGATCGGCAATGGTAAAAAAGATGTGACCGAATCGCTCAAAGCGATGAAGTCGGGAGTCGTGAAATCCGAAACCTACGCGCAGATGGGTATGCGTTCGCAGATCCACGCGCCGATCCACGTCGACTGGGAAAACCTGATCGACCGTAAACTCCGCCGCTTCATGGGCCCCGGGATCGCTTACGGCTATCTCGCGGCGAAAGAGGCGATCGAGGATGCGGGACTCACTCCGGAAATGATCTCGAATCCCCGCACCGGCGTGATCGTCGGCTCGGGCGGTCCTTCGACTTCGAATCTCGTCGAGGCTTGGGACACGGCTCGCCAACAGAGCGTGAAAAAGATCGGCCCCTTCGCGGTGCCGAAAGCGATGTCCAGCGGAATTTCCGCGAACCTCGCGACCGCGTTCGAGATCAAAGGCTACAACTACTCGATCTCGTCGGCGTGTTCGACGAGCGCGCACTGTATCGGCAACGCGGCCGAAATCATTCAGCTGGGAAAACAGGACATCATGATCGCCGGCGGCTCGGAGGAAGAGCACTGGACGATGTCCTCGCTGTTCGATGCGATGGGCGCGATGTCCTCGAAGTACAACGACGCGCCGGCGACCGCGTCGCGTCCGTTCGACCGCACCCGTGACGGTTTCGTCATTTCGGGCGGCGGCGGGATGGTCATTCTGGAAGAGTACGAGCACGCGAAAAAGCGGGGCGCCACGATCTACGCCGAGCTCGCCGGTTACGGCGCGACGTCGGACGGTTACGACATGGTCGCACCGTCGGGGGAAGGCGCGATTCGCTGCATGAAGATGGCGATCGCGACGGCGACGAAGCCCGTTCAGTATCTGAACGCGCACGGCACGGCGACTCCGGTCGGCGACATCCAAGAGCTGAAAGCGATCCGCGAGGTCTTCGGTCGTGAACTTCCGTTCGTGAGCTCCACCAAGTCGATGACCGGCCACGCGCTCGGCGCGGCAGGCGCGAACGAAGCGATCTACACGCTGCTGATGATGAAGGAAGGCTTCCTGACCGGAACGCTGAACCTGAACGATCCCGAGGACGAAGTGAAGGACATGCCGCTGCTCCGTCAAACCGAGCAGAAACGCATCGAAGCCGCGCTGTCGAACAGCTTCGGCTTCGGCGGCACGAACTGCTCGCTCGTTTTCCAAACGATCTAA
- a CDS encoding lipase maturation factor family protein → MRRLFYAGVSASLFFFALSAALQAPGLWGSGGLSPLRYPEIFGLTPGAGVGALSWTLVGLSLASFLPRVRFFAWLLFYPLALILMNGGGPFLSFQWDTLLLEVLVLAALLDRWGLDSAFPVWAGRVALFKLMFLSGCVKLQSGDPTWADLTALHYHFWTQPLPTPLAPFFEMLPDIVKKFMTVSTLALEIGGGFMLFLGRRARQTAAGSFILLQVVIALTGNYAFFNLLSATLALFAFMETGRERPRGEIAPLFARTAGGVLIVVSLLWCLRPFASDAFTRLDPVLMTFIETRVNSSYGLFAVMTTERVEVSIEGTRDGIHWQPYRFKWKPDRTEDCGSWIAPHQPRLDWQMWFLSLSVRSADWLNYSPWFMHLLDGIGEGRPAVMALLRESPFGEEPPRLLRVHAREFTPGSDACWNTGEPRVLLAPFTPDSLKKFIR, encoded by the coding sequence ATGCGCCGCCTGTTTTACGCCGGAGTTTCGGCTTCGCTTTTCTTCTTCGCGCTTTCTGCCGCGCTGCAAGCGCCGGGGCTTTGGGGCTCGGGCGGGCTGTCTCCATTACGTTACCCGGAGATCTTCGGACTCACGCCCGGGGCGGGAGTCGGGGCTTTGTCGTGGACTCTCGTGGGTTTAAGTCTAGCGTCCTTCCTGCCCCGAGTTCGTTTCTTCGCCTGGCTGCTTTTTTATCCACTCGCGTTGATCCTGATGAACGGAGGCGGGCCCTTTCTGTCTTTCCAATGGGACACGCTGCTTCTGGAAGTGCTCGTTCTCGCCGCGCTGCTTGATCGGTGGGGCCTGGATTCCGCGTTTCCCGTTTGGGCCGGACGCGTCGCGCTTTTCAAACTCATGTTCCTTTCGGGCTGCGTGAAATTGCAAAGCGGCGATCCGACCTGGGCGGACCTGACGGCCCTGCACTATCACTTTTGGACGCAACCTTTGCCGACCCCGCTCGCGCCTTTCTTCGAGATGCTTCCGGACATCGTGAAGAAGTTCATGACCGTATCGACCCTCGCGCTCGAGATCGGCGGAGGCTTCATGCTGTTCCTGGGTCGACGCGCCCGTCAGACCGCCGCCGGCTCCTTCATCCTTCTGCAAGTCGTGATCGCGCTGACCGGCAACTACGCTTTCTTCAATCTGCTGAGCGCCACGCTCGCCCTTTTCGCTTTCATGGAAACCGGTCGTGAACGCCCCCGCGGCGAGATCGCACCGCTCTTCGCACGCACTGCCGGCGGAGTTTTGATCGTCGTATCGCTGCTGTGGTGCCTACGTCCTTTCGCGAGCGACGCCTTCACGCGCTTGGACCCGGTGCTGATGACGTTCATCGAAACGCGGGTGAACTCGAGCTACGGATTGTTCGCCGTCATGACGACCGAACGGGTTGAAGTTTCTATCGAGGGCACCCGCGACGGCATCCACTGGCAACCTTACCGCTTCAAATGGAAGCCCGATCGCACTGAAGACTGCGGATCTTGGATCGCGCCCCACCAACCGCGACTCGACTGGCAGATGTGGTTTCTTTCGCTCTCGGTACGGAGCGCGGATTGGTTGAACTACAGTCCTTGGTTCATGCACCTTCTGGACGGCATCGGCGAAGGGCGGCCCGCCGTGATGGCGCTGCTGCGTGAATCTCCGTTCGGGGAGGAACCGCCGCGGCTTCTCCGCGTTCACGCGCGCGAGTTCACTCCGGGGAGCGACGCCTGCTGGAACACGGGCGAACCTCGCGTGCTGCTGGCCCCGTTCACGCCCGACAGCCTGAAGAAATTTATCCGCTGA
- a CDS encoding DMT family transporter translates to MITSTRRLGFLQVALSGVFFGSLSLFGKTAFEAGVLPGEFLALRFLGAGILLFLWILLTGGKLRLSAKHIAICAGLGIVGYALFSFLFFRSLVDLSSALSVLLLYQYPWIVAVAASLFLGEKIQPRQWLLFPLLVVGLGLVIGFDYEMRSPVGLLYGFGAAVFYSVYILLARFSLKSVPALSAVAWIQLFAGLVLFAIHFRSEERVVEVMTVSAWPLALTIVFPTVLAMSLFISGLQKLKSWEVSIVSTLEPLTTIVLGAWFLRESLAPLQSLGCVVLMLAMLGLALTERSAPKISG, encoded by the coding sequence GTGATCACGAGCACCCGTCGTCTCGGTTTTCTGCAAGTCGCGCTGTCCGGCGTGTTCTTCGGCAGCCTTTCGCTTTTCGGAAAGACCGCGTTCGAGGCGGGCGTCCTGCCGGGCGAGTTCCTCGCGCTGCGGTTTCTGGGCGCGGGGATTTTGTTGTTTTTGTGGATCCTGCTGACCGGCGGAAAACTGCGTTTGAGCGCCAAACACATCGCGATCTGCGCGGGCCTCGGCATCGTCGGCTACGCGCTTTTTTCGTTTCTTTTCTTCCGTTCGCTGGTGGATTTGTCGTCGGCGTTGTCGGTGCTTCTGCTGTACCAGTATCCGTGGATCGTCGCGGTCGCGGCCTCGCTTTTTCTCGGTGAAAAGATTCAACCGCGGCAATGGCTGCTGTTTCCGCTTCTTGTTGTGGGTTTGGGGCTGGTGATCGGTTTTGATTACGAGATGCGGTCACCCGTGGGACTGCTTTACGGGTTCGGGGCGGCGGTTTTTTATTCCGTCTACATTTTGCTCGCGCGTTTCTCGCTGAAAAGCGTTCCGGCTTTGTCGGCGGTCGCGTGGATCCAGCTTTTCGCGGGCCTGGTGCTGTTCGCCATTCACTTTCGCTCGGAAGAGCGGGTCGTGGAGGTGATGACCGTTTCGGCGTGGCCGCTCGCGCTGACCATCGTGTTTCCGACCGTGCTGGCGATGTCGCTTTTCATCTCGGGCTTGCAGAAGTTGAAAAGCTGGGAGGTCTCGATCGTGTCGACGCTCGAGCCGCTGACGACCATCGTGCTGGGCGCGTGGTTTTTGCGTGAATCCCTGGCGCCCTTGCAAAGCTTGGGTTGCGTGGTGCTGATGCTCGCGATGCTGGGACTTGCGCTGACCGAGCGGAGCGCCCCTAAAATCAGCGGATAA
- the fabA gene encoding bifunctional 3-hydroxydecanoyl-ACP dehydratase/trans-2-decenoyl-ACP isomerase — protein sequence MEMTPMMKDHFSKEDLLECGHGRMFGPGNAKLPLPPMLMVDRITKISKEGGAHGKGYLEAEMDLHPDLWFFKCHFEGDPVMPGCLGLDALWQMVGFYMGWLGHPGVGRALGAGEIKFTNQALPHNKKITYRIDFKRIRSGALTMGIGDGTMHIDGKPAYVCNDLKVGLFKLEELQGGQA from the coding sequence ATGGAAATGACCCCGATGATGAAGGACCATTTTTCGAAAGAAGATCTTTTGGAGTGCGGGCACGGACGGATGTTCGGCCCCGGAAACGCGAAGCTGCCGCTGCCCCCGATGTTGATGGTCGACCGCATCACCAAGATTTCGAAAGAGGGCGGCGCGCACGGCAAGGGCTACCTCGAAGCCGAAATGGATCTGCATCCCGACCTTTGGTTCTTCAAATGTCACTTCGAAGGCGATCCCGTCATGCCCGGTTGCTTGGGCCTCGATGCCCTTTGGCAGATGGTCGGCTTCTACATGGGCTGGCTGGGACATCCCGGTGTCGGTCGCGCGCTCGGCGCGGGCGAAATCAAGTTCACGAACCAGGCGTTGCCGCACAACAAAAAGATCACTTACCGTATCGACTTTAAACGCATCCGTTCGGGCGCGCTCACGATGGGAATCGGCGACGGCACCATGCACATCGATGGCAAACCCGCGTACGTCTGTAACGATTTGAAAGTCGGACTGTTCAAACTTGAAGAACTTCAAGGAGGCCAAGCGTGA